CAGTAATTCCTCGCGTGCTAATCATCCACCCTGTCCAATAGGGTAGGAAAATACCCCATGTGAGAAAAAAACTAAAAAAACGTCCGCTCATCCAGTTGTGTATGTTCATTATCTATCCTCCGTCGTTTGCACGCTATCATACAAATACATACAATAATATGAGATATCTCATATTCGAGGTGGATGAAGAGGTGGATGAAGAGGTGGATGAAGAGGTGGACAATGGAGATTTTTAGGGGTGAAAAACGACAACACTACTTGGATGAGCATTCGATTGCTCACTTATTTTCTTTTCCGATTGACGAGTCCATTCAGGTACGTGAATATGGCCGTGATGAATGGATTATTGAAGAAGGCACGAGACCAGATTGTCTATTTTATGTCATCGAGGGAAAGGCGAAAATCTATATAACGCATCAAAATGGAAAGGTTTCTTTACTCAATTTTGTCAACGCTGATGATTTTATCGGGGAAATGGAACTGATAAATGACGTGTACTATACAAAAGGCATTCAAACTTCCACCAACGTTGTGTGTTTTGCCCTGCCGTTTCATATTTATCGCGCGAAAATCGTTAACGATGTCAAGTTTCTTCGTGAGTTAACCAAGTTTCTCAGTCTAAAATCAACACACATGGCTGCGAAATATTCGCAACGTCTCGCTTTTCCACTAGAGAACCGATTGGCGGATTTTATGATGCAGACCGCTCACGAAGGTATCTATAAGGAGAAACACGTGACGGTCTGTGATTTTCTGGGCATCTCTTATCGACACTTGTTGTATGTGCTTGCGCAGTTTTGCAATCAGGGTTATTTGCAAAAGGAAGGACGGCATTACCGAATTACAAATTATGCTCGGCTCTATGAACTTTCCGAGGCGCTGAAACATACGTAACTTCTGACTATTGTGGACTGTCAAACTGCTCTCCAATGTCGAGTAGTTCGCGTGCGCGTTTTCGGACAGCTACTCGTAATTCCTTGGGGCTGACGACAAATACTTTGCAATTACATTGGAGAACATGCGCCCTCGCAATCTCCAAAGTTTCATACGTAACTTGTACACTCGCATAGCCATCAGGTGCATTAAGCTGAATCAGCTTCGTCGGAAAAGAACTGTGCTTTATGAATGTATGAACCGCATCGGTTTCGACCCACA
The Alicyclobacillus curvatus genome window above contains:
- the yeiL gene encoding transcriptional regulator YeiL produces the protein MEIFRGEKRQHYLDEHSIAHLFSFPIDESIQVREYGRDEWIIEEGTRPDCLFYVIEGKAKIYITHQNGKVSLLNFVNADDFIGEMELINDVYYTKGIQTSTNVVCFALPFHIYRAKIVNDVKFLRELTKFLSLKSTHMAAKYSQRLAFPLENRLADFMMQTAHEGIYKEKHVTVCDFLGISYRHLLYVLAQFCNQGYLQKEGRHYRITNYARLYELSEALKHT